Proteins encoded in a region of the Anopheles ziemanni chromosome 2, idAnoZiCoDA_A2_x.2, whole genome shotgun sequence genome:
- the LOC131282268 gene encoding uncharacterized protein LOC131282268: protein MKFLVAIAVCSLAGVCLADSYGKPAYPAAPVAHAYAAHAPHVKCGSQLLVGCAPSVAHVPCHPAHGGGHHEYHHAPAPAYHHAPAPAYHHAPPKKEYGHAPAPAYHHAPAAHGYEAPKKEYGHAAPAAHGYEAPKKEYGHAAHGGYEAPKKEHGHAAPAAHGYGGGYGKRSSDFEAEMED from the coding sequence ATGAAGTTCCTAGTCGCGATCGCAGTCTGCAGCCTGGCCGGAGTCTGTCTGGCCGACAGCTACGGCAAGCCAGCGTACCCGGCCGCCCCGGTGGCGCACGCCTATGCCGCACACGCCCCGCACGTCAAGTGTGGCTCCCAGCTGCTGGTCGGTTGCGCCCCGAGCGTTGCCCACGTACCGTGCCATCCGGCGCACGGTGGTGGCCACCACGAGTACCACCACGCTCCGGCCCCGGCGTACCACCACGCTCCGGCCCCCGCCTACCATCATGCGCCGCCCAAGAAGGAGTACGGACACGCGCCGGCCCCGGCCTACCATCATGCCCCGGCCGCCCACGGATACGAGGCCCCGAAGAAGGAGTACGGACACGCTGCTCCGGCCGCCCACGGATACGAGGCCCCGAAGAAGGAATACGGACACGCCGCGCACGGTGGATACGAGGCCCCGAAGAAGGAGCATGGCCATGCCGCCCCGGCTGCCCACGGATACGGTGGCGGATACGGCAAGCGCTCGAGCGACTTCGAGGCGGAGATGGAGGATTAG
- the LOC131282178 gene encoding vitelline membrane protein 15a-2-like: MNSIVAAVILAVAVVGALADYPAPKYEAPKAYGHAAPAHHGYAAPAPHHGGYAHHSAPVVHAYAAKAPHVKCGANLLVGCAPNVAHVPCVPAHGGHGGYGHAAPAAHHGGYGHHAPAAHHGYRSFSEGEQASAFDLEE; the protein is encoded by the coding sequence ATGAACTCCATCGTTGCCGCAGTCATCCttgccgtcgccgtcgtcggaGCCCTGGCCGACTACCCAGCACCCAAGTACGAGGCCCCGAAGGCGTACGGACACGCCGCCCCGGCCCACCACGGCTACGCCGCCCCCGCTCCCCACCACGGTGGATACGCTCACCACTCCGCCCCGGTCGTCCACGCCTACGCCGCCAAGGCTCCCCATGTGAAGTGCGGCGCTAACCTGCTGGTCGGCTGCGCTCCCAACGTTGCCCACGTGCCCTGCGTGCCCGCCCACGGTGGCCACGGAGGATACGGTCACGCCGCCCCTGCTGCCCACCACGGTGGATACGGACACCACGCCCCGGCCGCCCACCACGGATACCGCTCGTTCTCCGAGGGAGAGCAGGCGTCCGCCTTCGACCTGGAGGAATAA